Proteins found in one Planctomycetota bacterium genomic segment:
- a CDS encoding beta-propeller fold lactonase family protein, translated as MRISMQRDVGRNRGPRAFFVAGFFAVAGAAGWIVLAAAGGGAGGAALAAEAAGPGEYLSPVALVASQDGRTLYVAEATARRVAVFDTASGKVTKEIPLADPPAGLVLAPDGKRLYVAGASPEGKVHVIDTQGLKVVESLSAGHTPTALAISPDGKRLYVCNRFNDNIAIVDLSTKKEVAKVAVTREPIAAAITPDGKWLAVANHLPFGPASGNYVAAVVSIIAADTGQVAAAVQLSDGSTGLRGICVSPDGRFAYVTHILAHYQLPTTQLERGWMNANAVSIIDLETKKLVNTVLLDSVDLGAANPWGVACTADGKFLCVAHAGTHEVSVIGLAALHDRLAKVAAGQKVTDVSSSPTDVPSDLAFLVGLRARLKLQGKGPRGLAVVGGRIYAAEYFSDSLGVVDIQPGARVEAMSIPLGPVRPMTPVRKGELFFNDAALCFQAWQSCASCHPDGRADALNWDLLNDGLGNPKNTKNMLLAHRTPPSMMSGIRANAEVAVRSGIRFIQFAIRPEEDAVAIDEYLKNLTPVSSPHLENGKLSAAAERGKQVFESAGCASCHPGDLGTDLKKHDVGAGPDQRGIKEFDTPTLVEVWRTAPYLFDGRAVTMLEVLTKFNPKDTHGATSKLSKQQIDDLAEYVLSR; from the coding sequence ATGCGGATAAGCATGCAGCGTGACGTCGGAAGAAATCGCGGCCCGCGCGCCTTTTTTGTAGCGGGTTTTTTCGCGGTCGCCGGGGCGGCGGGGTGGATCGTTCTGGCGGCGGCGGGCGGCGGAGCAGGGGGGGCCGCGTTGGCGGCGGAGGCCGCCGGCCCGGGCGAGTACCTGTCGCCTGTGGCCCTCGTTGCGTCGCAGGATGGCCGCACCCTGTATGTTGCCGAGGCCACGGCCAGACGGGTCGCGGTCTTCGATACGGCCTCGGGGAAGGTCACGAAGGAGATCCCGCTCGCGGATCCCCCTGCCGGGCTGGTGCTCGCGCCGGACGGGAAGCGGCTCTATGTCGCCGGCGCGTCGCCCGAAGGCAAGGTCCACGTCATCGACACGCAGGGCTTGAAGGTCGTCGAGAGCCTGTCCGCGGGACACACGCCGACGGCGCTCGCCATAAGCCCGGACGGCAAAAGGCTCTACGTCTGCAACCGCTTCAATGACAATATCGCCATTGTCGACCTTTCGACCAAGAAGGAGGTGGCGAAGGTCGCCGTGACGCGGGAGCCTATCGCGGCCGCGATCACGCCGGACGGCAAGTGGCTCGCGGTGGCCAACCATCTGCCTTTCGGCCCGGCGAGCGGCAACTATGTGGCGGCGGTCGTCTCGATCATCGCCGCCGACACCGGCCAGGTTGCCGCTGCCGTCCAACTGTCCGACGGGTCGACGGGCCTGCGAGGCATCTGCGTTTCGCCCGACGGCCGATTCGCCTACGTCACCCACATCCTCGCTCACTATCAACTTCCGACGACCCAACTGGAGCGGGGATGGATGAACGCCAACGCGGTCAGCATCATCGACCTGGAGACGAAGAAGTTAGTCAACACCGTCCTGCTGGACAGCGTGGACCTCGGTGCCGCCAACCCGTGGGGCGTCGCCTGCACGGCGGACGGCAAGTTCCTCTGCGTCGCACACGCCGGCACCCACGAAGTGAGCGTCATCGGTCTGGCGGCGCTTCACGACCGGCTGGCGAAAGTCGCGGCCGGCCAGAAGGTGACCGATGTCTCCTCGTCGCCCACCGACGTGCCGAGCGACCTGGCTTTCCTCGTCGGCCTGCGGGCACGCTTGAAACTCCAAGGCAAGGGCCCGCGGGGCCTCGCCGTGGTCGGAGGCAGAATCTACGCCGCGGAGTATTTCTCCGACAGCCTCGGCGTGGTGGACATTCAGCCCGGCGCGCGGGTCGAGGCCATGTCCATTCCGCTCGGGCCGGTCCGTCCGATGACCCCCGTCCGCAAGGGCGAGTTGTTCTTCAACGACGCGGCGCTCTGCTTCCAGGCGTGGCAAAGTTGCGCCAGTTGCCATCCCGACGGCCGGGCCGACGCCCTCAACTGGGACCTCCTGAACGATGGGCTGGGCAACCCGAAGAACACGAAAAACATGCTGCTGGCCCATCGCACGCCGCCGTCCATGATGTCGGGCATCCGCGCGAACGCCGAGGTGGCCGTCCGCTCCGGCATCCGCTTTATCCAATTCGCGATACGCCCCGAAGAGGATGCCGTTGCCATTGACGAGTACCTGAAGAACCTTACGCCCGTGTCCAGCCCGCACCTGGAGAATGGCAAACTGAGCGCCGCCGCCGAGCGGGGCAAGCAGGTCTTTGAGTCCGCCGGCTGCGCCTCCTGCCATCCGGGCGACCTGGGCACCGACCTAAAGAAACATGACGTGGGCGCCGGGCCGGACCAGAGGGGGATCAAGGAATTCGATACGCCGACGCTGGTCGAAGTGTGGCGGACCGCGCCGTATCTGTTCGATGGCCGCGCCGTGACCATGCTGGAGGTGCTGACCAAATTCAATCCCAAGGATACGCACGGGGCGACGTCGAAACTCTCCAAGCAGCAGATAGACGACTTGGCCGAGTACGTTCTCTCGCGCTAA